One Salvia splendens isolate huo1 chromosome 1, SspV2, whole genome shotgun sequence genomic window, CAAAACATGCATAATCCTGGCATGCCCCTTAAATTCTTCAGTTCCACCATCCACCATAGGTTTCACAGTTTCTTCTATATTGTATACATAATAATAAGGTTAGGTTTAACTAATAGATCGTGTAATATGGGCTCGCCCACTACACAATAACTTACctaatattaatactataattaattaggttattgaatattcccaaaattatggTAATGGAATGGGAAGTTACAAAAGAGGTGAAGAGGCAAAGAATACGTAACACCAGGAATTCCGAAGAGTTTAGCCCTCTTGACAGCCTGAGAtacagataaataaaaaaaataggaataataagaaaacacacaaaaaatccAATTTGTTCAATTGAAAGATAGACTGTTATTCCTACTGTTTATTACACCCGAATAAACCCATTGCATGTCTTGAGGATTATCTAGATCAAAGCTTTTGCTACCATAGACCTGATAAAATATTATCCTGATGAAAAACTTATATGCAAAGGCACCACCCCAGCAggaaaatatagaaaaatattaAGTTATATGCGTACCTCATTCCATTTGATCAAATCAAATGGGCATATTCAATACAATGAGCATCATTCATTCCTTGGAGTTTCTGCTAAAGGGAATTTCACTTGTGGTGGGAATAGCCAAATGGTACACTCAAAACATGCATGGGGTTATAATCCTGGCATGCCCCTTAAATTCTTCAGTTCCACCATCCACCATAGGTTTCACAGTTTCTTCTATATTGTATACATAATAATAAGGTTAAGTTTAACTAATAGATCGTGTAATATGGGCTCGCCCACTACACAATAACTTACctaatattaatactataattaattaggttattgaatattcccaaaattatggTAATGGAATGGGAAGTTACAAAAGAGGTGAAGAGGCAAAGAATACGTAACACCAGGAATTCCGAAAAGTTTAGCCCTCTTGACAGCCTGAGAtacagataaataaaaaaataggaaaaataagaaaacaaacaaaaaatccAATTTGTTCAATTGAAAGATAGACTACTATTCCTACTGTTTGTTACATCCGAATAAACCCATTGCATGTCTTGAGGATTATCTGGATCAAAGCTTTTGCTACCATAGACCTGATAAAATATTATCCTGATGAAAAACGTATATGCAAAGGCACCACCCCAGCAGGAAAATATAGACAAATATTAAGTTATATGCTTACCTCATTCCATTTGATCAAATCAAATGGGCATATTCAATACAATGAGCAGCATTCATTCCTTGGAGTTTCTGCTAAAGGGAATTTCACTTGTGGTGGGAATAGCCAAATGGTACACTCAAAACATGCATGGGGTTATAATCCTGGCATGCCCCTTAAATTCTTCAGTTCCACCATCCACCATAGGTTTCACAGTTTCTTCTATATTGTATACATAATAATAAGGTTAAGTTTAACTAATAGATCGTGTAATATGGGCTCGCCCACTACACAATAACTTACctaatattaatactataattaattaggttattgaatattcccaaaattatggTAATGGAATGGGAAGTTACAAAAGAGGTGAAGAGGCAAAGAATACGTAACACCAGGAATTCCGAAAAGTTTAGCCCTCTTGACAGCCTGAGAtacagataaataaaaaaataggaaaaataagaaaacaaacaaaaaatccAATTTGTTCAATTGAAAGATAGACTACTATTCCTACTGTTTATTACATCCGAATAAACCCATTGCATGTCTTGAGGATTATCTGGATCAAAGCTTTTGCTATCATAGACCTGATAAAATATTATCCTGATGAAAAACGTATATGCAAAGGCACCACCCCAGCAGGAAAATATAGACAAATATTAAGTTATATGCTTACCTCATTCCATTTGATCAAATCAAATGGGCATATTCAATACAATGAGCAGCATTCATTCCTTGGAGTTTCTGCTAAAGGGAATTTCACTTGTGGTGGGAATAGCCAAATGGTACACTCAAAACATGCATGGGGTTATAATCCTGGCATGCCCCTTAAATTCTTCAGTTCCACCATCCACCATAGGTTTCACAGTTTCTTCTATATTGTATACATAATAATAAGGTTAAGTTTAACTAATAGATCGTGTAATATGGGCTCGCCCACTACACAATAACTTACctaatattaatactataattaattaggttattgaatattcccaaaattatggTAATGGAATGGGAAGTTACAAAAGAGGTGAAGAGGCAAAGAATACGTAACACCAGGAATTCCGAAAAGTTTAGCCCTCTTGACAGCCTGAGATacagataaataaaaaataggaaaaataagaaaacaaacaaaaaatccAATTTGTTCAATTGAAAGATAGACTACTATTCCTACTGTTTGTTATATCCGAATAAACCCATTGCATGTCTTGAGGATTATCTGGATCAAAGCTTTTGCTATCATAGACCTGATAAAATATTATCCTGATGAAAAACGTATATGCAAAGGCACCACCCCAGCAGGAAAATATAGACAAATATTAAGTTATATGCTTACCTCATTCCATTTGATCAAATCAAATGGGCATATTCAATACAATGAGCAGCATTCATTCCTTGGAGTTTCTGCTAAAGGGAATTTCACTTGTGGTGGGAATAGCCAAATGGTACACTCAAAACATGCATAATCCTGGCATGCCCCTTAAATTCTTCAGTTCCACCATCCACCATAGGTTTCACAGTTTCTTCTATATTGTATACATAATAATAAGGTTAGGTTTAACTAATAGATCGTGTAATATGGGCTCGCCCACTACACAATAACTTACCTAATATTAATGCTATAATTAATTAGGTTATTGaatattcccaaaattatggTAATGGAATGGGAAGTTACAAAAGAGGTGAATATGCAAAGAATACGTAACACCAGGAATTCCGAAGAGTTTAGCCCTCTTGACAGCCTGAGAtacagataaataaaaaaaataggaataATAAGAATACTCACAAAAAATCCAATTTGTTCAATTGAAAGATAGACTGTTATTCCTACTGTTTATTACACCCGAATAAACCCATTGCATGTCTTGAGGATTATCTGGATCAAAGCTTTTGCTACCATAGACCTGATAAAATATTATCCTGATGAAAAACGTATATGCAAAGGCACCACCCCAGCAGGAAAATATAGACATATAATAAGTTATATGCTTACCTCATTCCATTTGATCAAATCAAATGGGCATATTCAATACAATGAGCATCATTCATTCCTTGGAGTTTCTGCTAAAGGGAATTTCACTTGTGGTGGGAATAGCCAAATGGTACACTCAAAACATGCATGGGGTTATAATCCTGGCATGCCCCTTAAATTCTTCAGTTCCACCATCCACCATAGGTTTCACAGTTTCTTCTATATTGTATACATAATAATAAGGTTAAGTTTAACTAATAGATCGTGTAATATGGGCTCGCCCACTACACAATAACTTACctaatattaatactataattaattaggttattgaatattcccaaaattatggTAATGGAATGGGAAGTTACAAAAGAGGTGAAGAGGCAAAGAATACGTAACACCAGGAATTCCGAAAAGTTTAGCCCTCTTGACAGCCTGAGAtacagataaataaaaaaataggaaaaataagaaaacaaacaaaaaatccAATTTGTTCAATTGAAAGATAGACTACTATTCCTACTGTTTGTTATATCCGAATAAACCCATTGCATGTCTTGAGGATTATCTGGATCAAAGCTTTTGCTACCATAGACCTGATAAAATATTATCCTGATGAAAAACGTATATGCAAAGGCACCACCCCAGCAGGAAAATATAGACAAATATTAAGTTATATGCTTACCTCATTCCATTTGATCAAATCAAATGGGCATATTCAATACAATGAGCAGCATTCATTCCTTGGAGTTTCTGCTAAAGGGAATTTCACTTGTGGTGGGAATAGCCAAATGGTACACTCAAAACATGCATGGGGTTATAATCCTGGCATGCCCCTTAAATTCTTCAGTTCCACCATCCACCATAGGTTTCACAGTTTCTTCTATATTGTATACATAATAATAAGGTTAAGTTTAACTAATAGATCGTGTAATATGGGCTCGCCCACTACACAATAACTTACctaatattaatactataattaattaggttattgaatattcccaaaattatggTAATGGAATGGGAAGTTACAAAAGAGGTGAAGAGGCAAAGAATACGTAACACCAGGAATTCCGAAAAGTTTAGCCCTCTTGACAGCCTGAGAtacagataaataaaaaaataggaaaaataagaaaacaaacaaaaaatccAATTTGTTCAATTGAAAGATAGACTACTATTCCTACTGTTTATTACATCCGAATAAACCCATTGCATGTCTTGAGGATTATCTGGATCAAAGCTTTTGCTATCATAGACCTGATAAAATATTATCCTGATGAAAAACGTATATGCAAAGGCACCACCCCAGCAGGAAAATATAGACAAATATTAAGTTATATGCTTACCTCATTCCATTTGATCAAATCAAATGGGCATATTCAATACAATGAGCAGCATTCATTCCTTGGAGTTTCTGCTAAAGGGAATTTCACTTGTGGTGGGAATAGCCAAATGGTACACTCAAAACATGCATAATCCTGGCATGCCCCTTAAATTCTTCAGTTCCACCATCCACCATAGGTTTCACAGTTTCTTCTATATTGTATACATAATAATAAGGTTAGGTTTAACTAATAGATCGTGTAATATGGGCTCGCCCACTACACAATAACTTACCTAATATTAATGCTATAATTAATTAGGTTATTGaatattcccaaaattatggTAATGGAATGGGAAGTTACAAAAGAGGTGAATATGCAAAGAATACGTAACACCAGGAATTCCGAAGAGTTTAGCCCTCTTGACAGCCTGAGAtacagataaataaaaaaaataggaataATAAGAATACTCACAAAAAATCCAATTTGTTCAATTGAAAGATAGACTGTTATTCCTACTGTTTATTACACCCGAATAAACCCATTGCATGTCTTGAGGATTATCTGGATCAAAGCTTTTGCTACCATAGACCTGATAAAATATTATCCTGATGAAAAACGTATATGCAAAGGCACCACCCCAGCAGGAAAATATAGACAAATATTAAGTTATATGCGTACCTCATTCCATTTGATCAAATCAAATGGGCATATTCAATACAATGAGCATCATTCATTCCTTGGAGTTTCTGCTAAAGGGAATTTCACTTGTGGTGGGAATAGCCAAATGGTACACTCAAAACATGCATGGGGTTATAATCCTGGCATGCCCCTTAAATTATTCAGTTCCACCATCCACCATAGGTTTCACAGTTTCTTCTATATTGTATACATAATAATAAGGTTAAGTTTAACTAATAGATCGTGTAATATGGGCTCGCCCACTACACAATAACTTACctaatattaatactataattaattaggttattgaatattcccaaaattatggTAATGTAATGGGAAGTTACAAAAGAGGTGAAGAGGCAAAGAATACGTAACACCAGGAATTCCGAAAAGTTTAGCCCTCTTGACAGCCTGAGAtacagataaataaaaaaataggaaaaataagaaaacaaacaaaaaatccAATTTGTTCAATTGAAAGATAGACTGCTATTCCTACTGTTTATTACATCCGAATAAACCCATTGCATGTCTTGAGGATTATCTGGATCAAAGCTTTTGCTACCATAGACCTGATAAAATATTATCCTAATGAAAAACGTATATGCAAAGGCACCACCCCAGCAggaaaatatagaaaaatattaAGTTATATGCTTACCTCATTCCATTTGATCAAATCAAATGGGCATATTCAATACAATGAGCATCATTCATTCCTTGGAGTTTCTGCTAAAGGGAATTTCACTTGTGGTGGGAATAGCCAAATGGTACACTCAAAACATGCATAATCCTGGCATGCCCCTTAAATTCTTCAGTTCCACCATCCACCATAGGTTTCACAGTTTCTTCTATATTGTATACATAATAATAAGGTTAGGTTTAACTAATAGATCGTGTAATATGGGCTCGCCCACTACACAATAACTTACctaatattaatactataattaattaggTTATTGAATATTCTCAAAATTATGGTAATGGAATGGGAAGTTACAAAAGAGGTGAAGAGGCAAAGAATACGTAACACCAGGAATTCCGAAGAGTTTAGCCCTCTTGACAGCCTGAGAtacagataaataaaaaaaataggaataataagaaaacacacaaaaaatccAATTTGTTCAATTGAAAGATAGACTGTTATTCCTATTGTTTATTACACCCGAATAAACCCATTGCATGTCTTGAGGATTATCTAGATCAAAGCTTTTGCTACCATAGACCTGATAAAATATTATCCTGATGAAAAACGTATATGCAAAGGCACCACCCCAGCAGGAAAATATAGACAAATATTAAGTTATATGCGTACCTCATTCCATTTGATCAAATCAAATGGGCATATTCAATACAATGAGCATCATTCATTCCTTGGAGTTTCTGCTAAAGGGAATTTCACTTGTGGTGGGAATAGCCAAATGGTACACTCAAAACATGCATGGGGTTATAATCCTGGCATGCCCCTTAAATTCTTCAGTTCCACCATCCACCATAGGTTTCACAGTTTCTTCTATATTGTATACATAATAATAAGGTTAAGTTTAACTAATAGATCATGTAATATGGGCTCGCCCACTACACAATAACTTACctaatattaatactataattaattaggttattgaatattcccaaaattatggTAATGGAATGGGAAGTTACAAAAGAGGTGAAGAGGCAAAGAATACGTAACACCAGGAATTCCGAAAAGTTTAGCCCTCTTGACAGCCTGAGAtacagataaataaaaaaataggaaaaataagaaaacaaacaaaaaatccAATTTGTTCAATTGAAAGATAGACTACTATTCCTACTGTTTATTACATCCGAATAAACCCATTGCATGTCTTGAGGATTATCTGGATCAAAGCTTTTGCTACCATAGACCTGATAAAATATTATCCTGATGAAAAACGTATATGCAAAGGCACCACCCCAGCTGGAAAATATAGACAAATATTAAGTTATATGCTTACCTCATTCTATTTGATCAAATCAAATGGGCATATTCAATACAATGAGCAGCATTCATTCCTTGGAGTTTCTGCTAAAGGGAATTTCTCTTGTGGAGGGAATAGCCAAATGGTACACTCAAAACATGCATAATCCTGGCATGCCCCTTAAATTCTTCAGTTCCACCATCCACCATAGGTTTCACAGTTTCTTCTATATTGTATACATAATAATAAGGTTAGGTTTAACTAATAGATCGTGTAATATGGGCTCGCCCACTACACAATAACTTACctaatattaatactataattaattaggttattgaatattcccaaaattatggTAATGGAATGGGAAGTTACAAAAGAGGTGAAGAGGCAAAGAATACGTAACACCAGGAATTCCGAAGAGTTTAGCCCTCTTGACAGCCTGAGAtacagataaataaaaaaaataggaataataagaaaacacacaaaaaatccAATTTGTTCAATTGAAAGATAGACTGTTATTCCTACTGTTTATTACACCCGAATAAACCCATTGCATGTCTTGAGGATTATCTGGATCAAAGCTTTTGCTACCATAGACCTGATAAAATATTATCCTGATGAAAAACGTATATGCAAAGGCACCACCCCAGCAGGAAAATATAGACAAGTATTAAGTTATATGCGTACCTCATTCCATTTGATCAAATCAAATGGGCATATTCAATACAATGAGCATCATTCATTCCTTGGAGTTTCTGCTAAAGGGAATTTCACTTGTGGTGGGAATAGCCAAATGGTACACTCAAAACATGCATGGGGTTATAATCCTGGCATGCCCCTTAAATTCTTCAGTTCCACCATCCACCATAGGTTTCACAGTTTCTTCTATATTGTATACATAATAATAAGGTTTAGTTTAACTAATAGATCGTGTAATATGGGCTCGCCCACTACACAATAACTTACctaatattaatactataattaattaggttattgaatattcccaaaattatggTAATGTAATGGGAAGTTACGAAAGAGGTGAAAAGGCAAAGAATACGTAACACCAGGAATTCCGAAAAGTTTAGCCCTCTTGACAGCCTGAGAtacagataaataaaaaaataggaaaaataagaaaacaaacaaaaaatccATTTTGTTCAATTGAAAGATAGACTGCTATTCCTACTGTTTATTACATCCGAATAAACCCATTGCATGTCTTGAGGATTATCTGGATCAAAGCTTTTGCTACCATAGACCTGATAAAATATTATCCTAGTGAAAAACGTATATGCAAAGGCACCACCCCAGCAGGAAAATATAGACAAATATTAAGTTATATGCTTACCTCATTCCATTTGATCAAATCAAATGGGCATATTCAATACAATGAGCAGCATTCATTCCTTGGAGTTTCTGCTAAAGGGAATTTCACTTGTGGTGGGAATAGCCAAATGGTACACTCAAAACATGCATAATCCTGGCATGCCCCTTAAATTCTTCAGTTCCACCATCCACCATAGGTTTCACAGTTTCTTCTATATTGTATACATAATAATAAGGTTAAGTTTAACTAATAGATCGTGTAATATGGGCTCGCCCACTACACAATAACTTACctaatattaatactataattaattaggttattgaatattcccaaaattatggTAATGGAATGGGAAGTTACAAAAGAGGTGAAGAGGCAAAGACTCCCCTCGACCCAACCggatttttttttccattaatattacaaaattttcataaaactcTCCTTTTGTATATTGTATAGATagatgtttatttttttttatattttatcaattttgtattaaaacttatatcaagacaatactattaatattggaagaatgaaaaatattgtgtttgcttttattttttctatttttgacacGGGAGACTATTAATATTGGACGAATGGAAAAGTCTTAACTTTACTTTTATTTGTTCTATTTTTGacataagaaagaaaatatgGGTGACCTTGAAGAAAATTTCAACACTTATTATGCTTAAAATGGTTAACTAAATCTAAATAATTCACTAAAATTGTAATCGTGCAAcacaagaaattaaattaaattaaattaaattaaattaaattaaattaaattaaattaaattaaattaaattaaattaaattaaattaaattaaattaaattaaattaaattaaattaaattaaattaaattaaattaaattaaattaaatcaaatcaaatcaaatcaaattaaattaaattaaattaaattaaattaaattaaattaaattaaattaaattaaattaaattaaatgtaatagGATATAGCTAAGCTTGAATAGTTCTTCCTTTGTCGAGAAGCATTGCaatcaaaaaatgaaatttatttgATATAATAGCAACACCTTTCATTTGAGATAAATAAAAGGGTATTCGTACTTAGTGATTTCTTATAATATTTCCTTACTGATAACTGAAAGACTACTATTATAAATCATTAAGATTTAAGATAATCAAACGATCGAGCACTCACAAATAAACAACGACTTCACTAGACAATAAGTCCAGAAATAGCAAAGTGCTTCAAGTATCCATGGGGCTGATAGGTTTTCTCTACATGGGATCAGTATCGGTAACTTTGCCAAAGCGTTGTGTTCCATAATCCGATAAacaagatatatatatacacaagaCAAAGGATTTATTTCATCGAACTGTACTAAGAGAAGGTAGAGAGTATCGAGTCAGAGAAAATACACGGTAACAGGCGAGCATGAGCACGTGATGTATGCATACGTGGAACTCATGCTGCAAGAAGCTTCTTGATGTCCTTCTGTAGAAAAGCCGGGAAAGATGGATTATTTGGAGAAACAAATTAAAGAGAAGCTTTGATATGGGTCAAAGAAGGTGAGGAACTCTTTGATAGTAAATTACTACAGAATCGGTTGTGATCCTTTAGTTTTCATAAGAATGAATGCAAAAGTGCTACAACTACAAGTatataattttgaatttcaagTATCAAACTGTAGAAATATACGTTCCAATGCACCGAACTCCACACCTATGTAGTTATTGCATTGAAACAAAAGGATAATGTTTTACCAATTCAGCCAACGCCACATAATTGGACTAGAAAATTTCAAGACAGATTTAGACCTTTATATAGATGTAAAGAAAATTAGAATGCTTGTGCAATAAAATTTTTCAGAAATACataaatacatatatatgaatatatgatataTGATATATTTGTTTCTCTCGTAGCAGAAATTTACCTCTATCTGCAGTGGGGAGGTTGTAGGTGGATATCTTTCGACTACTTTACCATCTTTGTTCACCAGGAACTTCTCAAAATTCCATTTAACTAAATCACCTAGAAATCCCCCAGCATTTGACTTCAGAAATTGATAAACAGGAGCAGTATTTGGTCCATTAACATCAACCTGCACAAACTAACCTTTAGAAACTGATTCACAAGTTCTACTGAAAAAGTACCATGAGGGAAATCTACCTTATCAAAAATTGGGAATTCTGCTTTGTAACGTGTACAAGCGAAATTCTTAATATCTCTATTCGATCCTGGCTCTTGGCCGCCGAATTGATTACAAGGGAAGGCCAGAATTTCGAGTCCTGCATCATATATTTGCAAATCAACCTCACATAATCCTATCGGAAAAACTTAGATATATTTGAAATATTAGTGTGATATCTCACCTTGAGATTTGTACTTTTCGTATATTTGAGAAAGCTCAGTGTAATTTGATGAGGTCAAACCACTGAATCCACAACCAATCAATCACGTCAGTTGGCATGCACTCGACACAATGTTTCAACTTAGAGATAGGAAGACAGATTTCGAATGCATATTCGATTATCAGCTATCACACAACTCAATTTGAGAGAGGATAAGATATTACCATTGTGAAGCAACATTTACTATTAAGAGTATACTTCCTTTGAATTTGCTGAGCGCAACGTCCTTCCCATCAATATCCTGTTTACAGCGAGAGCAGTTCACAGTTACTCACTAATATCTCTAATATGAGAAAACAATATAGACATAAGTTAATAACCTTTCAAATGCTGCACATCTACTATGCAACAATTCAATGTCACACATtgaaagagaataaaatgaaTCCAGACACAACGGATTAGGTTCGATTTTCAAGTTCTATGAGGACCTCATTTCTGTTATTGTGCGGTTAATCCTCCTAGCCacaattcactaatcttttcaACTGCGAAAAAATTACGAACAACTCCTTGTGCTAAAAGCCTAATTCACTAGACAGAGAAATAGAAACGAAAGCAAGCTATTATTCGTTACACCATGAAGAtcaatagtagtactaaaataaattttacaAGTGTATAAATTTGAATCATATTTCATAGTTGGACAAAAAATATTAAG contains:
- the LOC121796557 gene encoding probable phospholipid hydroperoxide glutathione peroxidase — encoded protein: MASMSFSSIFSPPLQSVALTKLHLITNSALPFLDSSNRSTLTSSKSMFFRDGFPVFSPILSRFSVKSRSFASISARAATEKTIHDFTVKDIDGKDVALSKFKGSILLIVNVASQCGLTSSNYTELSQIYEKYKSQGLEILAFPCNQFGGQEPGSNRDIKNFACTRYKAEFPIFDKVDVNGPNTAPVYQFLKSNAGGFLGDLVKWNFEKFLVNKDGKVVERYPPTTSPLQIEKDIKKLLAA